A single Streptomyces sp. 2114.4 DNA region contains:
- a CDS encoding superoxide dismutase, which yields MATYTLPELPYDYSALAPVISPEIIELHHDKHHAAYVKGANDTLEQLAEARDKEAWGNINGLEKNLAFHLSGHILHSIYWHNMTGDGGGEPLEKDGVGELADAIAESFGSFAQFKAQLTKASATTQGSGWGVLAYEPVSGRLIVEQIYDHQGNVGQGSVPILVFDAWEHAFYLQYKNQKVDFIEAMWQVVNWQDVAKRYATAKERAHSLLLAP from the coding sequence GCCCCGAGATCATCGAGCTGCACCACGACAAGCACCACGCGGCGTACGTGAAGGGCGCGAACGACACCCTGGAGCAGCTCGCCGAGGCCCGCGACAAGGAAGCGTGGGGCAACATCAACGGCCTGGAGAAGAACCTCGCGTTCCACCTCTCCGGCCACATCCTGCACAGCATCTACTGGCACAACATGACCGGTGACGGTGGCGGCGAGCCGCTGGAGAAGGACGGCGTGGGCGAGCTGGCCGACGCGATCGCCGAGTCCTTCGGCTCGTTCGCGCAGTTCAAGGCCCAGCTGACCAAGGCCTCGGCCACCACCCAGGGCTCCGGCTGGGGCGTCCTCGCCTACGAGCCGGTCTCCGGGCGGCTGATCGTCGAGCAGATCTACGACCACCAGGGCAACGTCGGGCAGGGCTCGGTCCCGATCCTGGTCTTCGACGCCTGGGAGCACGCCTTCTACCTGCAGTACAAGAACCAGAAGGTGGACTTCATCGAGGCCATGTGGCAGGTCGTGAACTGGCAGGACGTCGCCAAGCGGTACGCCACCGCCAAGGAGCGCGCACACAGCCTGCTGCTGGCGCCGTAG
- a CDS encoding DsbA family protein, giving the protein MSDSAKTPADFWFDPLCPWAWMTSRWMLEVEKVRPVEVRWHVMSLAVLNENRLDELPAQYAENMRPGGKAWGPVRVAIAAQQLHGDEVVGRLYTALGTRIHNEGLGVNPESIAAALDDAGLPAELIAYADKDTYDAELRASHKAGIDLVGQEVGTPVIAVPGHDGEQIAFFGPVVTPAPKGEEAAKLWDGTLMVASIPGFYEIKRTRTQGPNFD; this is encoded by the coding sequence GTGTCCGACTCCGCGAAGACCCCCGCCGACTTCTGGTTCGACCCGCTGTGCCCCTGGGCCTGGATGACCTCCCGCTGGATGCTGGAGGTCGAGAAGGTCCGCCCGGTCGAGGTGCGCTGGCACGTGATGAGCCTGGCGGTGCTCAACGAGAACAGGCTCGACGAGCTCCCCGCCCAGTACGCCGAGAACATGCGTCCCGGCGGCAAGGCCTGGGGCCCGGTCCGCGTGGCGATCGCCGCGCAGCAGCTGCACGGCGACGAGGTCGTGGGCAGGCTCTACACCGCGCTCGGCACCCGCATCCACAACGAAGGCCTCGGGGTGAACCCGGAGAGCATCGCCGCCGCCCTGGACGACGCGGGCCTGCCCGCCGAGCTGATCGCGTACGCCGACAAGGACACCTACGACGCCGAGCTGCGCGCCTCCCACAAGGCGGGCATCGACCTGGTCGGCCAGGAGGTCGGCACCCCGGTCATCGCCGTCCCCGGCCACGACGGCGAGCAGATCGCCTTCTTCGGCCCGGTCGTCACCCCCGCCCCCAAGGGCGAGGAGGCCGCCAAGCTGTGGGACGGGACGCTGATGGTCGCGTCCATCCCCGGCTTCTACGAGATCAAGCGGACCCGGACCCAGGGGCCCAATTTCGACTGA
- the pepN gene encoding aminopeptidase N, which yields MPGENLSRDEAQERGRLLSVDAYDVALDVRSAVASGPEAETFRSLTTLRFRCAEPGASAFADLLAPSVTSITLNGRELDPAEVFDGTRITLDALAAENTLVVDARCAYSRSGEGMHRFVDPEDGEVYLYTQYEPADARRVFANFEQPDLKAPFTFEVTAPEGWQVLSNGARDGEAEGGRHRFATTEPISTYITAVVAGPYHYVCDVYRRTFEDGTELEVPLGALCRKGLAKHFDADDIFTVTKQGLDFFHDHFDFPYPFGKYDQAFVPEYNLGAMENPGCVTFREEFIFRGKVTEASYERRANVILHEMAHMWFGDLVTMQWWDDLWLKESYADFMGAFAQVGATRFADGWITFANRRKSWAYHADQLPSTHPVTADIRDLEDAKLNFDGITYAKGAAVLKQLVAYVGQDAFLEGARRYFKRHAYGNTRLGDLLAVLEETSGRDLASWSRSWLETAGVNSLTPQVTYDAQDRITELSILQEAAPSHPQLRVHRVAVGLYRRQDADAALVRYARAEVDVDGPRTAVPALAGVERPELVLVNDEDLTYAKVRFDEGSLATLRARLGDLADPMARAVCWAALWGLTRDGLMPARDYLDLVRRFAGRETGIGVLQSLHGQAQTALELYSAPDRREQAARELAEAALHELRLAEPGSGHQLAWARHFIALAAAPADLQLLQGLLDGTAKVDGLDVDQELRWTILEPLAAHGVADESVINAELARDNTASGKRHQVRCLAARPSAEVKAGAWEQAVESDVLSNALVEATNAGFAQFGQRELLVPYRPRYFAAIERVWRERSIEIGMEVVRALFPAWLVEQDTLDAADGWLEGHPQAAPALRRLVLEKRDDLARALRAQACDEAAGPRP from the coding sequence GTGCCAGGTGAGAATCTGTCCCGGGACGAGGCGCAGGAGCGGGGACGGCTGCTGAGCGTCGACGCCTATGACGTGGCGCTGGACGTCCGCTCAGCGGTCGCGTCCGGTCCGGAAGCGGAGACCTTCCGCTCCCTGACGACGCTGCGCTTCCGCTGTGCCGAGCCCGGCGCCTCGGCCTTCGCCGACCTGCTGGCGCCGTCGGTCACCTCCATCACCCTCAACGGCCGGGAGCTGGACCCCGCCGAGGTCTTCGACGGCACCCGGATCACGCTGGACGCGCTGGCCGCCGAGAACACCCTGGTCGTCGACGCCCGGTGCGCCTACAGCCGGAGCGGTGAGGGCATGCACCGCTTCGTGGACCCCGAGGACGGCGAGGTCTACCTCTACACCCAGTACGAGCCGGCCGATGCCCGACGGGTTTTCGCCAATTTCGAACAGCCTGACCTGAAAGCCCCGTTCACCTTCGAGGTCACCGCCCCCGAGGGCTGGCAGGTGCTCAGCAACGGTGCCCGGGACGGCGAGGCCGAGGGCGGACGGCACCGCTTCGCGACGACCGAGCCGATCTCGACGTACATCACGGCCGTGGTCGCCGGCCCGTACCACTACGTCTGTGATGTCTACCGGCGTACGTTCGAGGACGGCACCGAGCTGGAGGTGCCGCTGGGCGCGCTGTGCCGCAAGGGCCTGGCGAAGCACTTCGACGCGGACGACATCTTCACCGTCACCAAGCAGGGCCTGGACTTCTTCCACGACCACTTCGACTTCCCCTACCCCTTTGGGAAGTACGACCAGGCCTTCGTCCCGGAGTACAACCTCGGGGCCATGGAGAACCCCGGCTGCGTCACCTTCCGCGAGGAGTTCATCTTCCGCGGGAAGGTCACCGAGGCGTCCTACGAGCGGCGGGCCAACGTCATCCTGCACGAGATGGCGCACATGTGGTTCGGCGATCTGGTCACCATGCAGTGGTGGGACGACCTGTGGCTCAAGGAGTCCTACGCGGACTTCATGGGCGCCTTCGCGCAGGTGGGGGCGACGCGCTTCGCCGACGGCTGGATCACCTTCGCCAACCGCCGCAAGTCCTGGGCCTACCACGCCGACCAGCTGCCCTCCACCCACCCGGTCACCGCCGACATCCGTGACCTGGAGGACGCCAAGCTCAACTTCGACGGCATCACCTACGCCAAGGGCGCAGCCGTCCTCAAGCAACTGGTGGCGTACGTGGGGCAGGACGCCTTCCTGGAGGGCGCGCGGCGCTACTTCAAGCGGCACGCCTACGGCAACACCCGGCTCGGGGACCTGCTGGCGGTGCTGGAGGAGACCTCGGGCCGGGACCTGGCGTCCTGGTCACGGTCCTGGCTGGAGACCGCGGGCGTCAACTCCCTGACCCCGCAGGTCACCTATGACGCGCAGGACCGGATCACCGAGCTGAGCATCCTCCAGGAGGCGGCGCCCTCGCACCCGCAGCTGCGGGTGCACCGGGTCGCGGTCGGCCTCTACCGGCGCCAGGACGCGGATGCGGCGCTGGTGCGCTACGCCCGCGCCGAGGTGGACGTGGACGGGCCGCGGACCGCCGTACCCGCGCTGGCCGGCGTCGAACGCCCCGAACTGGTGCTGGTCAACGACGAGGACCTGACGTACGCCAAGGTCCGCTTCGACGAGGGGTCGCTGGCCACCCTGCGGGCCCGGCTCGGCGATCTGGCCGACCCGATGGCGCGGGCGGTGTGCTGGGCCGCGCTGTGGGGCCTGACCCGCGACGGGCTGATGCCGGCCCGCGACTACCTCGACCTGGTGCGGCGGTTCGCCGGCCGGGAGACCGGCATCGGCGTGCTGCAGTCGTTGCACGGACAGGCGCAGACGGCGCTGGAGCTGTACTCGGCGCCGGACCGCCGGGAGCAGGCCGCCAGGGAGCTTGCCGAGGCCGCGCTGCACGAGCTGCGGCTGGCCGAGCCCGGCAGCGGCCATCAGCTCGCCTGGGCCCGGCACTTCATCGCCCTCGCCGCCGCCCCCGCCGATCTCCAGCTGCTCCAGGGTCTGCTGGACGGCACCGCGAAGGTCGACGGCCTGGACGTGGACCAGGAGCTGCGCTGGACGATCCTGGAGCCGCTGGCCGCGCACGGCGTCGCGGACGAGAGCGTGATCAACGCCGAGCTGGCCCGCGACAACACCGCCTCCGGCAAGCGCCACCAGGTGCGCTGCCTGGCCGCCCGCCCCTCGGCCGAGGTCAAGGCCGGGGCATGGGAGCAGGCCGTGGAGTCCGATGTGCTCTCCAACGCCCTGGTGGAGGCGACGAACGCCGGGTTCGCGCAGTTCGGGCAGCGGGAGCTGCTGGTCCCGTACCGGCCGCGCTACTTCGCGGCGATCGAGCGGGTGTGGCGGGAGCGTTCCATCGAGATCGGGATGGAGGTGGTGCGCGCGCTGTTCCCGGCCTGGCTGGTGGAGCAGGACACCCTGGACGCCGCGGACGGCTGGCTGGAGGGGCACCCGCAGGCGGCGCCCGCGCTGCGCCGGCTGGTCCTGGAGAAGCGGGACGATCTGGCGCGGGCACTGCGGGCACAAGCTTGTGACGAGGCGGCCGGGCCGAGGCCGTAA
- a CDS encoding TIGR03767 family metallophosphoesterase: MSRIRSAATFDRRTFLTATGAVGAATGLGLAFGVGPDRQAEAATVTSGPAPAAPVPVEAPAVPRTPYTRGTTLAGVSAPRGSGGYRRLGDGPAWDRVVRADLATAHGGRDKRRTALASFVQFTDLHLVDVQSPLRYEYLRAETASAWRPQEALSVAGAVSLVERVNALPGGPATGAPLSFVMTTGDNTDNNSKLELEWFLTAMSGGRITPNSGDPRRYEGVQDSGLTLYWQPERALRDADKERGFPRLDGFLAAAIRTVHSPGLHLPWYSTVGNHDSLPGGCYAPGDPFWTEIATGGRKLETLPAAEAAKVWKAVKDGLDPEGADFKRLLTAHAKQARRVTPDERRAPFTRAEYLRAHLDPAHTGPGPHGHGYTSAHLDGMRLYYTFRVSDDVLGISLDTTDPGGHYTGSVGDAQLRWLERTLKENEKGEKAHVLVFSHHTSKTMNNSRPDPARPHEKRHNGAELVELLAAHPRVVGWINGHSHKNEIIAHGSFWEVSTASHIDFPQLARVIELVDNHDGTLSLFTTLIESAAPHRTDFGDLSQTGLAALYRELSFNAPEARSDLAGTSRDRNVELLLKRS, translated from the coding sequence ATGTCCCGTATACGGTCCGCTGCCACCTTCGACCGCCGTACGTTCCTCACCGCCACCGGAGCGGTCGGCGCCGCCACCGGGCTCGGGCTCGCCTTCGGCGTCGGCCCGGACCGCCAGGCCGAGGCCGCCACCGTTACCTCCGGCCCGGCCCCGGCCGCGCCGGTCCCGGTCGAAGCCCCCGCCGTCCCCCGTACGCCGTACACCCGCGGCACCACCCTCGCCGGGGTGTCCGCCCCGCGCGGCAGCGGAGGCTACCGCCGGCTCGGTGACGGCCCCGCCTGGGACCGGGTGGTCCGCGCCGACCTCGCCACGGCCCACGGCGGGCGCGACAAGCGGCGTACCGCGCTGGCGTCGTTCGTGCAGTTCACCGACCTGCACCTGGTCGATGTGCAGAGCCCGCTGCGCTACGAGTACCTGCGCGCCGAGACCGCCAGCGCCTGGCGGCCCCAGGAGGCGCTGTCGGTCGCCGGGGCCGTCTCGCTGGTCGAGCGGGTCAACGCGCTGCCCGGCGGGCCCGCCACCGGCGCCCCGCTGTCCTTCGTGATGACCACCGGCGACAACACCGACAACAACTCCAAGCTGGAGCTGGAGTGGTTCCTGACCGCGATGAGCGGCGGCAGGATCACCCCGAATTCCGGCGACCCGCGCCGCTACGAAGGGGTCCAGGACAGCGGGCTGACGCTGTACTGGCAGCCGGAGCGCGCCCTGCGCGACGCCGACAAGGAGCGGGGCTTCCCGCGGCTGGACGGGTTCCTGGCGGCCGCGATCCGCACCGTCCACAGCCCGGGTCTGCACCTGCCCTGGTACTCGACGGTCGGTAACCACGACTCGCTGCCCGGCGGTTGTTACGCCCCCGGCGACCCCTTCTGGACCGAGATCGCCACCGGCGGCCGCAAGCTGGAGACGCTGCCCGCCGCGGAGGCCGCGAAGGTCTGGAAGGCGGTCAAGGACGGCCTCGACCCCGAGGGGGCGGACTTCAAGCGGCTGCTGACGGCGCACGCCAAGCAGGCCAGGAGGGTCACCCCCGACGAGCGGCGCGCCCCCTTCACCCGGGCCGAGTATCTGCGCGCCCACCTCGACCCGGCGCACACCGGACCCGGTCCGCACGGCCACGGCTACACCTCCGCCCATCTCGACGGGATGCGCCTCTACTACACCTTCCGGGTCTCCGACGACGTGCTCGGGATCAGCCTGGACACCACCGACCCCGGCGGCCACTACACCGGCTCGGTCGGTGACGCCCAGCTGCGCTGGCTGGAGCGGACGCTGAAGGAGAACGAGAAGGGGGAGAAGGCCCATGTGCTGGTCTTCAGCCACCACACCAGCAAGACGATGAACAACTCCCGGCCCGACCCGGCCCGCCCGCACGAGAAGCGGCACAACGGTGCCGAGCTGGTGGAGCTGCTGGCCGCCCACCCCCGTGTCGTCGGCTGGATCAACGGCCACAGCCACAAGAACGAGATCATCGCGCACGGCAGCTTCTGGGAGGTCTCCACCGCCTCGCACATCGACTTCCCGCAGCTGGCCCGGGTCATCGAGCTGGTGGACAACCACGACGGCACGCTGTCGCTGTTCACCACCCTGATCGAGTCGGCCGCCCCGCACCGCACGGACTTCGGCGACCTCTCGCAGACCGGGCTGGCGGCCCTCTACCGCGAGCTGTCCTTCAACGCCCCCGAGGCCCGCAGCGACCTGGCGGGAACGTCCCGGGACCGCAACGTCGAGCTGCTGCTCAAGCGGAGCTGA
- a CDS encoding aspartate-semialdehyde dehydrogenase translates to MRIGIVGATGQVGGVVRGILAERNFPVEQLRLFASARSAGRTLPWQDTEITVEDAATADYSALDIVIFSAGGATSKALAEKVADAGPVVIDNSSAWRRDPQVPLVVSEVNPSAITDRPKGIIANPNCTTMAAMPVLRPLHEEAGLVSLVVATYQAVSGSGLAGVEELDGQVRKAVEQDATKLTHDGASVEFPEPDKYVRPIAFNVLPMAGAIVDDGLNETDEEQKLRNESRKILEIPDLKVSGTCVRVPVFTGHSLQVNARFARPISPARAQELLAGAPGVTLSDVPTPLQAAGQDASFVGRIRNDETVENGLALFVSNDNLRKGAALNAVQIAELVAAELRG, encoded by the coding sequence ATGAGGATCGGAATCGTCGGAGCCACCGGACAGGTCGGCGGCGTGGTGCGAGGCATCCTCGCCGAGCGGAACTTCCCGGTCGAGCAGCTGCGGCTGTTCGCTTCGGCCCGGTCCGCCGGACGGACGCTGCCCTGGCAGGACACCGAGATCACCGTCGAGGACGCGGCCACCGCCGACTACTCGGCGCTGGACATCGTGATCTTCTCGGCGGGCGGTGCCACGTCCAAGGCGCTGGCCGAGAAGGTCGCCGACGCCGGCCCGGTCGTGATCGACAACTCCTCGGCCTGGCGCCGCGACCCCCAGGTCCCGCTGGTCGTCTCCGAGGTCAACCCGTCGGCGATCACCGACCGGCCCAAGGGCATCATCGCCAACCCGAACTGCACCACCATGGCCGCGATGCCGGTGCTGCGCCCGCTGCACGAGGAGGCCGGTCTGGTCTCCCTGGTCGTCGCCACCTACCAGGCGGTCTCCGGCAGCGGTCTGGCCGGTGTGGAGGAGCTGGACGGCCAGGTCCGCAAGGCCGTCGAGCAGGACGCCACCAAGCTGACGCACGACGGTGCGTCCGTGGAGTTCCCCGAGCCGGACAAGTACGTCCGCCCGATCGCCTTCAATGTGCTGCCGATGGCCGGCGCGATCGTCGACGACGGTCTGAACGAGACCGACGAGGAGCAGAAGCTCCGCAACGAGAGCCGCAAGATCCTGGAGATCCCGGACCTGAAGGTGTCCGGCACCTGTGTCCGCGTCCCGGTCTTCACCGGTCACTCGCTGCAGGTCAACGCCCGTTTCGCGCGCCCGATCAGCCCGGCGCGCGCCCAGGAGCTGCTGGCCGGCGCCCCCGGCGTCACCCTCTCGGACGTGCCCACCCCGCTCCAGGCCGCCGGCCAGGACGCGTCCTTCGTGGGCCGGATCCGCAACGACGAGACCGTCGAGAACGGCCTGGCGCTGTTCGTCTCCAACGACAACCTCCGCAAGGGCGCGGCGCTGAACGCCGTCCAGATCGCGGAGCTGGTCGCCGCGGAGCTGCGCGGCTGA
- a CDS encoding type II toxin-antitoxin system PemK/MazF family toxin — MRRGDIYMVDLEPTLGSEANKIRPALIVSNNGANQSVESHRRGVVTVVPLTSNTSRVLSFQVFLGADECRLPKDSKAQCEQLRAVAPERVLHKVGAVPRRRMAEVDAALRRHLAL; from the coding sequence ATGAGGCGTGGTGACATCTACATGGTTGACCTCGAGCCGACGCTCGGCAGTGAGGCCAACAAGATCCGCCCGGCCCTGATCGTGTCCAACAACGGCGCCAATCAGTCGGTTGAGTCCCACCGGCGTGGGGTGGTCACGGTCGTTCCCCTGACGTCGAACACCTCGCGGGTGCTTTCCTTCCAGGTCTTCCTCGGGGCCGACGAGTGCCGTCTGCCCAAGGACTCCAAAGCACAGTGCGAGCAGCTGCGCGCCGTCGCGCCGGAACGCGTGCTCCACAAGGTCGGCGCGGTGCCACGCCGGCGCATGGCCGAGGTTGACGCCGCGCTGCGCCGCCATCTGGCGCTCTGA
- a CDS encoding ribbon-helix-helix domain-containing protein — MKISVSLPQEDVAFVDEYAARTKGESRSAVIHAAIELLRAAQLEAEYTEAFAEWEKGEDAALWDRTSRDGLADEAW; from the coding sequence ATGAAGATCAGTGTGAGCCTGCCGCAGGAGGATGTTGCCTTCGTCGACGAGTACGCGGCGAGAACAAAGGGCGAATCGCGGTCCGCCGTGATACACGCGGCCATTGAGCTGCTGCGTGCCGCGCAGCTCGAAGCCGAGTACACCGAGGCTTTCGCGGAGTGGGAGAAGGGCGAGGACGCGGCGCTGTGGGACCGCACGAGCAGGGACGGACTTGCCGATGAGGCGTGGTGA
- a CDS encoding DUF1203 domain-containing protein: MTTHTAHRTHPHTNHHTALAIPEAALEELQVTDDAGRPTEPFTARADGVPLDCIGALLRCCLRDVRAGERVALVSYAPLRRWAAGAGATPGAYDEQGPVFVHAEACGGPDGAAGRYPDMRAGALRVLRRYNDQGQIIGGRYLEVPEDAEAAFDAALGEAFADPRTALVHVRAVEYGCFQFEVRPVG, from the coding sequence ATGACCACCCACACCGCGCACCGCACCCACCCGCACACCAACCACCACACCGCTCTCGCCATCCCGGAGGCCGCGCTCGAGGAACTGCAGGTCACCGACGACGCCGGGCGGCCCACCGAGCCGTTCACCGCACGCGCGGACGGGGTGCCGCTGGACTGCATCGGGGCGCTGCTGCGCTGCTGTCTGCGCGACGTCCGGGCCGGCGAGCGGGTGGCGCTGGTCTCGTATGCGCCGCTGCGCCGCTGGGCGGCCGGGGCCGGGGCGACGCCCGGGGCGTACGACGAGCAGGGGCCGGTGTTCGTCCACGCCGAGGCGTGCGGCGGGCCGGACGGGGCGGCCGGCCGGTATCCGGACATGCGTGCCGGTGCGCTGCGCGTGCTGCGCCGCTACAACGACCAGGGGCAGATCATCGGCGGCCGGTACCTGGAGGTCCCCGAGGATGCCGAGGCCGCGTTCGACGCGGCCCTCGGGGAAGCGTTCGCCGACCCGCGGACGGCGCTGGTGCACGTACGGGCCGTGGAGTACGGCTGCTTCCAGTTCGAGGTGCGGCCGGTCGGCTAG